The sequence below is a genomic window from Candidatus Saccharimonadales bacterium.
GCCAGTATCTCAGCCATTATTAATGCCTAATTTTTCAAGCCGCGCACTTATTCGCTCCAAATCTCCCCATAAAGTGTTCCAAAACTGGTCCGGCAGGGTCACCACGACATCATTTTCACTATTCTGGGAACACCTTCCAGATGGCAATAAGCTTCGACAGAGTTCGGAGCTTATTGTTTATCAAAACACTGTCTCTGTAAAGTGTTCCACGATTTATTTTTCCCGCATGGCGTGAGGTGAGCATGTATAGTAAAATGGCCCACTCATGTGTTAAACTGTATCTCTTTTAGCCGGATGCGCTACCGCCAAGGTCTCATCGATACTCTTTCCCATGAGCGACTTACTTAACGGAGCAATCCACTCACCAAGACGTGTCGCAAGAGGATTTAGAGCAACATCTTCTTGGGCTATTTGGATATCTTCACTTGTCTTATTAATGTAATTAGTCGCTATATCTCGAGTGTGAGTAATTCCCTGAATCCATTCATCGTGTGAAATTCTCTCCAAGTCCGTATCGCCGAGGCCACGCTTCAATCTCTTAGCAGCGAGCTGCGCTGCAAATATCGTGGGAGTAGTGTAATTTCCTAGATCAATGTCAGATTCTGCTTGCTTCGATCGACCATTCCGTATTGTTCGATTAAGCCACGATTCGACGTCCTCCGCGTCATCTACGAGTTGAAACGCTATACCCAAGTTGTGTCCTGCCTGGATAACCTTATCTGGTTTCGTGTGATGTTCAGGCGATGTATCGTGACCAACCTGGATTGCTAACTCAAACATTGCTGATGTTTTGCCACTATATGCTGCGATACATTGGGCAATTGTTTTTGTGAGACGAAACCTCTCGTGTAGTTCAGTTTGTTGTGCAATGTTTATTCTATCAATAGTCATAATAAAGTGACGCTGAAGAGCTGCTGAAGCAAGCAACAGCGCATGACTCGACAATATATTGCCTATCATGAGAGCTTGCTCGATACCCCTTCCTTCAGACAGAGTAGTATAGTGACGTCTCATGTTTGCTTTATCAATAATATCGTCATGAACCAAAGTAGAGGTGTGAAGCATCTCTAAAGCAACGCACTTTTCAAGCAGAGGAGTCGAAGGTTCACCCGCTGTAGCCAAAGCTAGTCTGCTTCGCAGCATTCGTCCTGCGGCAAGCAGTTCGACAAACTCCTCCATGTCATAAGGCGCCAGTATCTCCTCGTAGGCTTCCTTTAGTAGGCCCTGTAACTGTTCTGTAAATTCGTGTTCAGTATTAGTCATCTGATTTTTAGTGTATGAGCCAAACTGATTAAATTCAAGCTGTCATTTATTCAACCTTAATACCTAATTCTTTAAGTCGCTCACTCATTCGCATTAAGCTTGGCCATACGGTGTTCCACATTTGGGACGTAAAGATCACCAAGTAAAACACCCATCCTCGCCGATGGGTGTTTTACTTGGTGAGTTTCCTAGAGGTCTTAGGACCTTTCTCTAGTTGACATAATATTATTTATATTCTAAAATACATTATCCAATCGCATCGGAAGGATTCTGGTAATTCCAGATCAGCCAGGGAGGCAAGTAGTGTCCGGTTTCTTGACCAAGAAAATGGTCGGCCAGGCCATCGACATGGCAATGCCGTCGATCGATTTCGTGCTTCGCACCGTCGCCAAGCGGCACGCGGGACACCTGCGCGTGTCCACCGTCGTCAACGGCGGATGGGAAACCATCGCGACCCGCGACTTCGGAGACCGCAGTACGTGGCAGCACGAGTACGAGGAGCACGCGACCGGCAAGGAGGAGATCAGCCAGCGGACGGGCAAATCGTCTCGTGCCGTTCAGAGCATGTACCCCGAGTTGCTCGAGCATGATGATACCGTCTACTACGGCAGTGTCATCAGCCCAGGAGGCACCATCGTCGTCGCCTTCTCGGGCGTCGAGGCTCTCGAGGCTCAGCGCGCTGCCGGCCAGTCGTTCTTCTTTCGCGAAATCGACTAGCTACCCATTCACACCCTCACGAGAGGAGATGCACCTGAAAAACGGAGCACCCTCGACGGGGGTGTTTCCATACCTAGTTGATTTTAAAAAGAAAATAGCTCGATGCCTGCTGTGGCCGAGCTATTTGGAGACGAACGAATTTTTTATAGAGGCCAGATTTTGGCGTTGACTGTCTTGTTGCCGTAATTTGCAATGTGCAGTATCAACTCATATTCTTTGTCCGAACCAAGAGTTGTTACTTGGGTTACAATCGCTTCGGGGTCCGGATCGGGGGTGATATGGATCGAGAAACCTCTAGGGGGATTGTTTGCTGTAAAGTTACCGAGTGATATGCGAGGTTGACCATGCGCTTTTACTTCCACTTTACCGATAGGTGTCTTTTCAGGATTCGCGCTCCTCGCATGGTGCGAAGCTTGACTCTTTGTTTTCAGTTTTTCTGTGGACGTTGCTGGTTGCGATGTGTTTAGCATCATAAGCATCACCTTTCATAACTTAGTAAGTACCCTGGGAAGTGACTTTCTTCAGGGAAAGTATGTACATACACTTCGAAAGGTGTTACAATTACATTTTTAAGCTTGTAAATGGACTTAGAAAAACACAATAGATAAGGTACAATAGTACCCGACAATTGGATGGGTAAGCAAGCGCGCTGCTTACTTTTATGTTACACGTTTTTGGTGTAACATACAATAGTAGAAGGCGAAAGAAATTATATATTATGCATTATTTTAAACATTCCGAACTCGTTGACAGATACCATGTGTCTTTAAAGACCGTGCATAATTGGATCGACGCTGTAAAACAAAATAAACTTGATCTAAAACTATATGAATCTAGCGGTAGAACATACATTGAGAATACTGCTAAGAATGTGATGATCCTTGAACAACTCGTGGAAAAAGGCAAAAAATACCGTAATACTCTTCACCATAAAGTTGCTACCCCTACTCTACAGTTCTATACGCTCTACAGTCGCAAGCAAATCCTTGATATAATCTCTAGTCTTAATATTCATAAAGAAATACCTCGACAATATAATTATTTCGATGGTGGCGCAACAAACTGGGAAAAGTTTGCAGATCGTATGTGGGAAGAGAAGACCCCGAGTCTTCTAAAAAGTACCGTCGAACTCATGAAAGCTAATCTTGGTGCAATAGATTCGCTTCTCGAGGGCCATAGCCGGGTTAATGTGATTGATATTGGCCCCGGTAATGCCGTCCCCGTGAGAGATTTACTCGCACATCTGCTAGAAAGAGGTGTACTGCATCGATATATTGCTATAGATATTAGTGAATCAATGTTACGTATTGCTGAGAGAAACATTAAAGAATGGTTTGGCGATAAGATTAAGTTTGAGGGCTACGTAAGAGACATAACTTATGAGCGGTTTGATGACGTCCTTGTAGATGATATGCTCGACAGCGATGCAGATAAAACTATCAATCTAGCACTCTTGTTAGGTGCTACTCCTATGAACTTTCAGGCACCTTACGATTTGCTAAAAGTTATCTACGCAAGTATAGGTCGGGATGATCTTTTAATCTACACGGATAAGCCTGATACTGAAGCTGATCGTCGCTATTTTGATGTGAACGCTGATCCTGGTGTTAGTGCTCTCTCTCCTAAATATAGTTTCATTTTCGATCTCCTTAACATAGACGAATCACTTTATGATGTCGAAATGGGCTTTAATAATGAGAAGCGAATACGATATATTCACGTACGGCTGAAAGTTGCGCTTACAATAAGCTTTAAATTCGAGAACAGTGAACGTGATGTAAAGCTTGATAAAGGTGACACGATTTTACTTTGGCGAGCATGGCACCAAACTGTCCTTGAGATTGTCTCTGAATTTGAAAAAACCGGTTTCACACTGTTACATTCAAGTTTGACCAAGGACCGTCAGTATTTTCTATCTATCTCTGGTATAGAAACAAAACAAGAGCTTAACCAATCGTAGGACAGTGTTTCTAATAGTGAACCCAATTTTACAGCGGCCATACCTCCACATCTAGTGTAACGTTACCGTAGTTAGCGATATGCAGTACGAGCTCGTATTGCCATTCTGTCCCAATCTTTGCTACTTGCGTAATGATAGCGTCTGGTCCGGGATCGGGGTTAATATGGATGACAAAACCCTTAGGGGGAAGATTAGCTGTAAAATTACCGAGCGACACACGATCTTGCTCACCTGGACTGAGGCTTCTTGAGTATAGTGCACTTGTTCCTGAATCATTCCTCTTAGCTGCCTTGAACTGCGAAGTTTTTGTCATTGTGACTCTACCTTTCGTCACTTAACTTATGTAAAAACGAGCTATGTTAATTGTATGTTACAAGATTTTATAGGAACATACAACTATAAAATAGCGATATAGCATCTTTTTTCATGTACGATACCAATAATCAAAGGAACATATATCGAATCGGGGTATAATGTGGTATAGTAAAGGCTTATTATGAAGTATTACAAAAACAGTGAATTAACCCTACGCTATAATGTTTCGGATAAAACTGTGCGTAATTGGATTGCTGCAAGTAGTAATAAAAAGCTGGGCTTGAAGCTATATGAGGAAAATGAAAAAAAATATATCGCTGACTCAGTTGCAAATAACTATCTTCTCGCTCAACTTGCTGTAACAGGGAAAAAGTATCGCAATAATCGCACTCATAAAATTCTGAGTCCTTCACAAAAATTTTACGATTTATATACGACTCGTCAAATTATAGAGATAGCTAATTCATTAGATAAATATCATGAGCTATCATGGCATTATTCTTATTTTGGTGATGCAGCTAAATACTGGGACAAGTATTTGTACGAATTATACAATGCGGGGAAGGGCAATTTGCTCACTAACACAGTCGAAACACTTCATCTCAACCTTCCCTATATAGATGCGATTATAGGGTCATACAAATATGTAAATGTAGTAAATATATGCATTGGGAACAACCTTGCGGTGCGTGAGGTGCTAGGTCATATCCGAAAATCTGGAAAATTAAAGCGGTTTATTATGATGGACATTAGTCCGGATGTTCTAGATATATCAGAACAAAATACTAAAAAATGGTTCAAGGACACTTTTATAGTAGAGAAACACCTTATAGATATTCGCCATGAGACTTTCGGTCATATTTTAGCGCAGGATAGCTTTGGAGCGGATAGTTCTAAGACGGCGAACCTTATCTTCTTTGTGGCAGGGCCAATCGTGAATTTCCGAGATCCTGGCCATACCTTTAAAACGCTCCACGACAGTATGGGAAAGAGCGATTTTCTCTTCATCTCTCACAAAAGAGATACTGATCAGTCGCGTGGTTTTTTCGATTTTAATATAAAATCTGACGCAACGTTGCTTAGTTTTCGACATAAAATGCTACCTGATCTACTTAATATTAAAGAGTCATTCTATGAGGCAGAACAAGCATATGATGAAAATAGAAAGCTTCGGTATATACAGATTCGGTTAAAGGTGGGTTTTTCACTTGAGTTTAAGGTTGAGAAGTTTAAGAAAACGGTAGAGCTGCAAAAAGGCGATACTATTCGTTTATGGTGGTCACGGCAGTATTCTGACCAAGAGAGTGTCAATCTGCTTAACGAGGCGGGCTACAGTGTTTTGCAGGCCGTACAGTCAGTTGATCGAGAGTTATTTTTGACTATCTCAAAGCTTAAGCCTTAAGGTAGGAAGACCTTTATTGTATTATTGGGTTAGAGTAAGTCAACCAATAACGTAAGTGAGGCAAAATGAATTCTGATAAAGACCTATCTAGCGACTCAACTAGTGAAAAAGTTACCCCGACTGAAGCGCTTTCCGAAAAAGCAAAAGTAAAGGAGCCGTCCTTAGCTCAGGCAATACCCGAAGGATCAACGGATAATCCGAGTACGTCCGGGACGATGGTTCTTCAGTGGCTTACCTATGCACTATGGGGGTGGACGATTGTAGGTGTTGCGTATCTCATATCTATCACGGCGACATTCGTGTTTGAGGGTGGACGGCTAGCGAATTCTTTTCAAGAACCTGTTGCCTACGGGATCGCGGCTGTTTTAGTGCTGCTGCCGGTTTCTCTTCTTTGCGATATCTTTTATTCACGGCAAGAAGTTGAACATAAAAAAGGCGCTTCATCAGTTATTATGGTGATCCATGCGGTTCTATTTGCTCTTTTTGCCATCGGTACGCTTATTGCGGCCGTGTTTAGCTTTGTGAATATATTTCTGTCCGGATATCATACGAGCCCACAAGTTATTCTTGTTACCGCGACAAGCATGTTCGTGCTGTATGTTTTAACGCTAATCCGTACGGTCAAGCCATTCGAAATTCGCAAACTAAGGTTTATTTATAGAATTGTCATGAGTATCATTGTCCTAGGTGTTTGCGTATGGGGCATCGTAGGTCCTGTTGCCGCAACGGCAATGACTAAAGATGACCGAGCAGTGAGTGAAGGGCTAACTACCGTAAGTACGGCCATTAGCAGCTTCACGGCAAACAGCCATACGCTTCCTAAGGATATCAACCAGATTATCGATAGCCGGGCAATATACGGGGCTCGTAACTGGGATACTACTAAGGATTTGGCCAACAGGGGCTTGGTTACGTATACGCCAAATACAACACCGCCAGCAGCGAAACCAGCCGATGACTTAAAAGGTATGCAATCATCATATAAGACATACTATTACGAATTATGCGGTGTGTTTAAATATGCTGCGAACGAAGATTCCTACTCTTCTTACTCCACGCTAAGTAATGACGGATACTCATCATACCCTCGGTCTACCAATCATACGGCAGGCAAGAACTGCTATAAATTAAAAGCCGTTGACTACTCAGTTCAAAATTAAGGTGAACCAAAAACGCTTCTTGCGCGGAGTTAACCTCGGGGGATGGCTTTTACTTGAAAAATGGATGACACCATCACTTTTTAAGGGGATAGACGCAGTTGATGAATTTTCATTCATGAAAACCACGGGTGCGGTAGGAAAAATCGATAAACACCGACGTGAATTTATTACTGAAGCAGATTTCAAATGGTTGGCGGGGAATGGCATAAACGCGGTCCGTATTCCAATCGGCTACTGGATTATTAAAGATGACAAGCCATATGAATCCGGTATCAAATATCTAGACTGGGCAGTCGAGACGGCTAAAAAATATAACATTTTTGTGCTTATAGACCTGCACGGAGCAAAAGGCTCGCAGAATGGCCATGACCATAGCGGGAAAGTCGGACCTAGCGAATGGTTCAAATATAGCGAATATCGCAAGCAGACGATTAACGTATTAGAGGAACTGGTACTACGGTATAAAAACGACGAAAACGTATGGGGAATTGAGCTATTAAACGAGCCGCGAATCGGATTGTTTCATTTCAAGCTTCGTACATTTTATAAGGATGCTTATAAACGTTTATCTGCGACGGCTCGCCCAGGTATGAATATTATATTCCATGACGCATTTACTCCTAGGCTTATGTCGGGGGCGATAAAGGGCAGTACGAAATATCCCGTTGTGATGGATATCCACTTGTACCAATTTACGGTACTCTTTCCGTGGCTCTATAATCTAGAAAGTTATTTCAAGAAAGTTCAGCGTCGTAGTAAATTAATCGATCGTCTTCAAAAAAACCAGCCTGTGATTATTGGTGAATGGAGCGTGACCCTTTCGGGGAAAATCCTGGATGGGCGTACGAAAACGCAGGAAAAAGATACGTTTAAGCATCACGCCGACCTACAGCTAAAAGCATATGAAAATGCCGCCGGTTGGTTTTATTGGACATACAAAACCGAAGGCCGGGGCATCTGGCATTTTCGTTCACTCGTCGAAGACGATGTAATCACCCTAGAATAACAGAGGTAAAAGTGCTACACTTGGTGCATGAGTGTAATATTTAAACGAACAAAAATCTTAGCAACCGTTGGACCAGCAACAGATAATTACGAGTCTGTTAAGGCGCTTGCCGTGGCGGGAGTAAACGGATTTAGGCTGAACTTTAGCCATGAAACTTTCGAAGCGGCCGATCGCCACATCGAGTGGGTACGAAAAGCGAGCGAAGAACTAAAAAAACCTGTCGCTATCTTGCAGGATTTGCAAGGTCCGAAAATTCGTTTAGGTAATCTAATCGAAAACACACCTGTTTCAAAAGGTGATGAATTAATACTTGATTACGCTGCCGAGCATAGTGGTTTGACGCTACCTATTCAGTACAACCTAGCCGCGAAGGTAAAAGTTGGTGAGCCAATCTACATTTTTGATGGTAAGATTCGCACCAAAGTTATAGAGATCGTAAGTGATACGGCTATTAAGATTCTTGTTGAAAATCCAGGAATGCTGATGAGCCGTAAAGGCATTAACCTGCCTGACACTGACTTCGGTGGAGATATCCTGACCCCAAAAGACTTAAAAGATATCGAGTATGGCGTAACGAAGGACTTCGATTACGTCTCGCTTAGCTTCGTGCAGTCAGCTGATGACATTAATAATCTTCGCCAAATCCTTATTGGGCTTGGTTCTGACGCGCAGGTTATTTCTAAGATTGAAACCAAGGCAGCCATAAAAGATGACGTGCTAGAAGAAATCGTAAAAGCCAGCGACGGCGTTATGGTGGCTCGCGGAGATCTTGCAGTTGAAGCCGGCGCCGAAGTTGTCCCGATCGTGCAGCGACGTATTGTCGCGCTTTGCCGGAAATACGGCAAGTTAAGTATCGTTGCAACGCAAATGATGGCAAGTATGGTTGATGCGCCCGAACCAACACGCGCTGAGGTGAGCGACGTGGCGAATGCGGTGATCCAAGGTGCGGACACGGTAATGTTGAGCGACGAAACGGCGAATGGTAATTATCCACTTGAAACGGTTGCCGCAATGAAGCGCGTGATCGTGTATACGCAGGAGCATGCGACCATCCGTCCGCTGCAAGAGGTCGTGCAAATGGACAATCACCAGCAAGACGCGATTAGTACGGCCGCAGTCAGCCTTGCCGAGCAACTCAAGGTAGATGCTATTGTGGCCGAGACAAAATCTGGCGCGACTGCTGCAAACATTGCCGCCCATCGTCCCGGTTTGCCTATCATTAGTGTGACAAGCAGCGCCCGCGCTGCCCAGCAGTTGGCACTAAGCTATGCCAACAAGAGTTTTGTCCGTCCTGACGGTGAACGTGCAGGTTTTGAACTGGCTAAAGAACTAAAGGCGAGCGGCTATTTTGGTGATGAAGAAGTTGTTACTGTCGCCATTGTGAGCGGACGCCAGCCGGGCCTCGTTGGCGCTACCGATACGATTCGCGTTCGTGTTTTGGAATAAGCATATTCTTAAAACCTTCAGCTGATGATATGCTGAATGTAATAAGGAGAAGCGGGATGACAGAACAAATAACCGAGCCTACAGACGAAGCAGCTGAAACGACGGAAAAACCAGATAAGCCTACGGAAAAAAAGGTATCTAAACAGTCAAAATTGAAACGATTTTTTGCGGCGTACTGGCGTAAGAAAAAGTGGACGCTTCCCGTGACGGTTTTGGTGATCCTGGTAGCTTTGGTATTGGTACCAGTGACTCGTTTTATTCTTGTCGGTTGGTTCTGGCAAGAGAAAATCACCGTAACTGTTTACGACAGCCAAAATCATAGCCGAGTTACTCAGGCTACCGTCAAGATTGACGGCAAGTCAGTGCAGACTGACAGTAACGGCCAGGCAAAAATAGGAAGTGTTCATGTTGGTAATCGTTCCCTTAGCATTGAAAAGAAATATTATAAAGCCGCTAATACGGATGTGGCAGTTGACGTATTTGCAAATGGCAAAAATTACGATGCATCCTTGCAGGCAACGGGCCGGCTAAATAAAATTACGGTCACTAACCGTATTACGGGCGATGCGGTTGAGGGCGCATTAATTGATGCAGGCGAGGGCAACCAGGCCCGAACCGATAAAACCGGTAGCGCGAATGTTATCATTCCAGCTGAGAAACAAAGTCTGGCGGTGACAATAGGAGCTGATAGTTACAACAAAATTTCAGCTATTATTCGACAAGGCAAAGCAAATACACAACAACTTGTTCCGTCTGGAAAGATGTATTTCCTTTCAAAGGCAAGTGGCAAGATTGACGTCGTAAAGGCTAATTATGACGGTACGGACCGTCAGGTCATCGTAACGGGTACTGGGCAAGAGGATGATAACGATACGAGCCTGCTTGCATCACGGGATTGGAAATACCTTACTCTAAAAGCTAAGCGCGAGGCTAGCAAGCCATCAGCACTTTATCTTATTTCTACGGCTGACGGTAGTATGACGGTGATGGATCAAGGGGATGCTTCGTTCTCATTGGTTGGATGGTCGGGACACAGGCTTCTATACACGGTTAACCGTAACAGTGTCCAGTATTGGCAAGCAAAGAAAGCTGCCCTAAAGAGTATCAATGCTGAGAATAAACAGCTAGCCACACTTGACGAAACAGCTGGAACAGACGATCGATATAACGGAGCTTTTGAAAGTTTTAGCAACTTCTACATTCTTGATAATCAGATTACATACGTAAAAAGATGGTCACCAATGAATTCGTACTTTACGAATGCATTATCTGGTAAGCAGACGGTAATTACGAGCATTGCGCCTGACGGCGCAAATAAAAAGACCCTTAAGGCTTTTCCGGCTGAACAACAACCTATTATTAATGCGGCATTATATAAACCGCAAGAAGTGTATTATTCGGTTAATATTGGCAGCGCGCCTGCTCAATTCTACGAATTGGAGGACGGAAACCTGAAGGGTATGCCTAGTGACGACAGTGCATTTACCCGACAGTATCCAACATTCTTGATTTCTCCTGACGGTGCGAAAACCTTCTGGTCTGAATCGCGCGATGGGAAAAACACATTGTTTATAGGGGGTAAAAATGCCGAGAATGAAAAACAATTAGCAGCAAAGAGTGAGTTTACCCCATACGGCTGGATGACAGAAGACTATCTGTTAATGCAAAAAGGCAACAGTGAATTATTCATCACGACTAAGTCGCAAATAGAGAAGGGTGCCGAGCCTCTAAAGATTAGCGATTACCACAAGCCGAATATCAATTATCCGGGGTATGGTTACGGATACGGCGGACAGTAGTCACCCGGCACTCGTCGTGCTAAAATAAACACTAGTTTAATTAAGGTGGGGGAATATGGGATTTTTCAAGCAAACAATTAATACGGTACCACTTCACGGCCAGACGGTTCTTGTACGTGCGGATTACAATGTCCCGCTGCATAAAGACGGTACGATTGCTGATGATCTTCGAATTCGAGCATCTTTGCCAACAATCAAAAAACTCTTAGCTGATAACTGTAAGGTAGTCATTATTAGTCACTTGGGACGTCCCGAAGGACGGGATGAAAAGCTAAGCCTTGAACCTGCTGCCCTAAGGCTATCTGAGCTTCTAGGCGAG
It includes:
- a CDS encoding polyprenyl synthetase family protein, encoding MTNTEHEFTEQLQGLLKEAYEEILAPYDMEEFVELLAAGRMLRSRLALATAGEPSTPLLEKCVALEMLHTSTLVHDDIIDKANMRRHYTTLSEGRGIEQALMIGNILSSHALLLASAALQRHFIMTIDRINIAQQTELHERFRLTKTIAQCIAAYSGKTSAMFELAIQVGHDTSPEHHTKPDKVIQAGHNLGIAFQLVDDAEDVESWLNRTIRNGRSKQAESDIDLGNYTTPTIFAAQLAAKRLKRGLGDTDLERISHDEWIQGITHTRDIATNYINKTSEDIQIAQEDVALNPLATRLGEWIAPLSKSLMGKSIDETLAVAHPAKRDTV
- a CDS encoding L-histidine N(alpha)-methyltransferase translates to MHYFKHSELVDRYHVSLKTVHNWIDAVKQNKLDLKLYESSGRTYIENTAKNVMILEQLVEKGKKYRNTLHHKVATPTLQFYTLYSRKQILDIISSLNIHKEIPRQYNYFDGGATNWEKFADRMWEEKTPSLLKSTVELMKANLGAIDSLLEGHSRVNVIDIGPGNAVPVRDLLAHLLERGVLHRYIAIDISESMLRIAERNIKEWFGDKIKFEGYVRDITYERFDDVLVDDMLDSDADKTINLALLLGATPMNFQAPYDLLKVIYASIGRDDLLIYTDKPDTEADRRYFDVNADPGVSALSPKYSFIFDLLNIDESLYDVEMGFNNEKRIRYIHVRLKVALTISFKFENSERDVKLDKGDTILLWRAWHQTVLEIVSEFEKTGFTLLHSSLTKDRQYFLSISGIETKQELNQS
- a CDS encoding L-histidine N(alpha)-methyltransferase, encoding MKYYKNSELTLRYNVSDKTVRNWIAASSNKKLGLKLYEENEKKYIADSVANNYLLAQLAVTGKKYRNNRTHKILSPSQKFYDLYTTRQIIEIANSLDKYHELSWHYSYFGDAAKYWDKYLYELYNAGKGNLLTNTVETLHLNLPYIDAIIGSYKYVNVVNICIGNNLAVREVLGHIRKSGKLKRFIMMDISPDVLDISEQNTKKWFKDTFIVEKHLIDIRHETFGHILAQDSFGADSSKTANLIFFVAGPIVNFRDPGHTFKTLHDSMGKSDFLFISHKRDTDQSRGFFDFNIKSDATLLSFRHKMLPDLLNIKESFYEAEQAYDENRKLRYIQIRLKVGFSLEFKVEKFKKTVELQKGDTIRLWWSRQYSDQESVNLLNEAGYSVLQAVQSVDRELFLTISKLKP
- a CDS encoding DUF5671 domain-containing protein, with the translated sequence MNSDKDLSSDSTSEKVTPTEALSEKAKVKEPSLAQAIPEGSTDNPSTSGTMVLQWLTYALWGWTIVGVAYLISITATFVFEGGRLANSFQEPVAYGIAAVLVLLPVSLLCDIFYSRQEVEHKKGASSVIMVIHAVLFALFAIGTLIAAVFSFVNIFLSGYHTSPQVILVTATSMFVLYVLTLIRTVKPFEIRKLRFIYRIVMSIIVLGVCVWGIVGPVAATAMTKDDRAVSEGLTTVSTAISSFTANSHTLPKDINQIIDSRAIYGARNWDTTKDLANRGLVTYTPNTTPPAAKPADDLKGMQSSYKTYYYELCGVFKYAANEDSYSSYSTLSNDGYSSYPRSTNHTAGKNCYKLKAVDYSVQN
- a CDS encoding cellulase family glycosylhydrolase → MTTQFKIKVNQKRFLRGVNLGGWLLLEKWMTPSLFKGIDAVDEFSFMKTTGAVGKIDKHRREFITEADFKWLAGNGINAVRIPIGYWIIKDDKPYESGIKYLDWAVETAKKYNIFVLIDLHGAKGSQNGHDHSGKVGPSEWFKYSEYRKQTINVLEELVLRYKNDENVWGIELLNEPRIGLFHFKLRTFYKDAYKRLSATARPGMNIIFHDAFTPRLMSGAIKGSTKYPVVMDIHLYQFTVLFPWLYNLESYFKKVQRRSKLIDRLQKNQPVIIGEWSVTLSGKILDGRTKTQEKDTFKHHADLQLKAYENAAGWFYWTYKTEGRGIWHFRSLVEDDVITLE
- the pyk gene encoding pyruvate kinase, which encodes MSVIFKRTKILATVGPATDNYESVKALAVAGVNGFRLNFSHETFEAADRHIEWVRKASEELKKPVAILQDLQGPKIRLGNLIENTPVSKGDELILDYAAEHSGLTLPIQYNLAAKVKVGEPIYIFDGKIRTKVIEIVSDTAIKILVENPGMLMSRKGINLPDTDFGGDILTPKDLKDIEYGVTKDFDYVSLSFVQSADDINNLRQILIGLGSDAQVISKIETKAAIKDDVLEEIVKASDGVMVARGDLAVEAGAEVVPIVQRRIVALCRKYGKLSIVATQMMASMVDAPEPTRAEVSDVANAVIQGADTVMLSDETANGNYPLETVAAMKRVIVYTQEHATIRPLQEVVQMDNHQQDAISTAAVSLAEQLKVDAIVAETKSGATAANIAAHRPGLPIISVTSSARAAQQLALSYANKSFVRPDGERAGFELAKELKASGYFGDEEVVTVAIVSGRQPGLVGATDTIRVRVLE